The DNA window CATGGCCATTTTGTTATGGCCAAGGTTATAAAATAATCATGGTGACATTGAATAAATCGTCACTAATTGCATCTGTGCCgctacacactgacacactcacGACTGGCTCCCTTCATAAAAAGGAACACAAGGTCTCACACTGGCTTTCACTTTGGCCTTGGATGTGTATCGTAAGATGCAGAATTATCCAATATTGATAACATTCTAAGCCATAATGACGCCTTTATAGTAAGGAAATTAATCATGTAAATGGAACAAAGGTTTCTACTTTTATAAATATCAATATGAAAATACCCATGGTTTCATTCCAGTGGGAATGAGCTTTAAAGAGTGGGGTTACAGTTTATTTTGCTGCATTTCGATTCTTTGTAGCCAAAAGTGTAGACCTTGGGTTTGAAATGTTTTGTCAGTCTAAACTCCATCCATTGAAAGCCATTAGTCAGTCGCCATGATAATAGTTCAATTCACAACACGTGCTTTGCCTTGAACTTTGCCAAGTGATTATGTAGTGTTTTTGGGCAAAATGGTTACTgaagttattaaataaatggATGAAAAGAGGTAAGTGGATGAAGGATTCTATACGTTTCTATGGACATTTAGAGTTTCATCTGTGAAAGGATGTTATCTTTGATATCCATTGTACCATTTAACACTTTGAGATGTTCAGTGAAAGAGCCAATATAGGCCCCAACTGACTTACTCAACTGCTGCTTCTTAAAGAGCAGCTTTAACTTCAATCTGCAATAAACAGCTGTGCTGATGCTTCGTGGTAATGAGGCAGAGAAGACCTGCAGTCCTTCCTCTGCATAACTCCATTCTGTCTGGATGCATTTCCCTTCATCTCATCCTGATACCAGATGATGTTGTCTTCAAGCTGGAGAAAGTTGATCCCTTCACAGTGTAGTTGTTGTACATTCATACATACAGGTTTCATTCTgaggtttaaaatgtaaaaggagaatttaaagattaaaatcttctgttatttatttggaaGAAAACTCAATTGATTACATGGAAATAACACTGAATGGATTTAAACAGCCAACATTTACAGCTGGTGCTGTAATAATTCTGATGAATAATGTGCTGTATCACACATTTCCcgtttaaaagtaatttaaagatTAAGATCAGCTTTCTGGGAAGTGAGCGGAATAAATGATTCATTTCAACACTGGCACACAGCCGGAGCTTTTTGTTTGAATATGGCTTATGATCATGTGGAATGgctttcattttctttaaaattcaAGTGCTAATATAACCATCTTTATTTCACAATGTATCCACGGAAACGTCGCTTTAGAGACCACAAacacttttttgtgtcactCACCGCCTTCTCTTTTTGCTGTTgcataaacaacaaaatatgtcTGAATGTTCTGATTTGTGAGCCTCAACTACATTATCAGTGCCTTATTTTCTGAATTTATACTAAAAATCAATCTATTTCTCTAGACATATTATCAGATCTACCTATTACCATTTGAGATTAATTGCTGGAGTTGTCATAATATTACATTATGTCTGATGCCGATGGGTGGGAGCATGTAATCTGTTGCAGTTATTCTAGAGTAGACTATTAAATGCACAAAGTCAAGACAGGAGTCAAGCTtcgtaatttaaacaaacatgtaaTTATTAAAGCATTAAAGCACGTTTAGGGCTGATTAAGCTGGATGATTAAGACAAAATGTGTTGTCCTGCATGCTGTAACTGGGCTCCAATATTACCTTTTCATAAACTCACCCACTCCAAACAACATTCAGACCACCAGTGTCACGTCAGACTGGATCTATTTCAGTCATCCAGATGGTTAAGGTGACATTTACCAAAGCTTACAGAATTCTTTAGAGCAACTGCTAAGTACCATTACCTGTCAGGGGGTTGGGATGTACAAAATACCAGGAACACTTGCTCTTTTTATAAGCTTTTttattacataaaaagacagCATGAATTACGAGTAAAAGCCACTTCCTTGCATTGATTTCTCTAACCAATCACAGAGGAGAAGATAAACAGAATTAGCCTTGGAGAAGgagttttaaactttaaggGTCAGTGATAGCTGGATGAAACTTAATATCAGGAAGGAGGTTATTTATAGCAGACATTTGCTGTTTAATAAAGCACATTCCATCACATCAATCTAGAAAAAAGTCTGATTAACTTAATATCAGCTGAGTTAAGCTTTCCCTTACACCATCAGAAAACACCATAGAATTTTTTCTATTTCCATTCATGGTGAATAGCTGAACTGTCCTCAGTAACCTGCATCTGTATTCAGATAGGCCAGACAGGCGTGGTTTGTATTTACATTCATTCAATATTCCTGTTTCGATTATGATAATGACAAGTGAAGTTTAATAATACACCATTGTACCTCTTTTGTATATTGATTTAgataaggaaaaaaataaaatttctgacaaatgaatgaaaagagAAATATTGATTTTGTTTACAAATTTCCAAATTGTGAGAACAAAAATACCTGTGTTTTAAAAGCCATACAgtagaagaggaaaaaaatggaaatacaatcTATCATGAGCACTGACAGGCtccagtaaataaaataaaaacagacagaggaaaaaaatgtgtttgttcacACATCCCATCAGTGAAGTTTGTTAAATGATTTTTGTTCAGTGATTTCTTGTACAGAcaattatagttttatattacATCATAGAGCCTCTTTTGTACGTTGATTATAACAGCAACATTTGGTTTAACAAACCAAACgtagaaagaaaaacaacattcaaaTATTCAACAAAAATTTAGTTCACAGAAATTAGCATTTTCATTTGAGAAATATCGGCTCCACATTATCATGTCGGACTCCAAATCTACGACCCGTAATAGAACCagtaatatatttcatgtttcaaaGGGAAGCATCATCTGGGATTCAGGCTCTGACTCCAGCTCTAACATGTAAAGTCAGAGATGATTTTCCTCAGCGGTGGACATCGTCTGTTTGCATTTACTGGTGAGTTTTACAGAAGCTGCAAACCGTTAGCTGTGATTaacctggtggtggtggtggtggtgtgtcaCTCAAGACTGTCAGATCATTTTGAGCCTGTCTCATTGATATTCACGACCCtttcttctgattggctgagctcgctggagctgcagagagaggCTGAGAGAGCAGATGTACAACTGAGCTGAGATGTTTTTTAGCATGTAAAACTACATATTTATCTCCTTATAGATAACAAAActtcatataaaaacacaacaaaggtgAACAATATGGGAGCTTTaagagttaaaacacattttacttgcatcctttaaatgattttggttatttgagtttacagaactcagcagtgtctccataatcataataaagccGAAGTCCAGCAAAGAGAGGCTGAGTAAatgtggtctggactctgtggaggagagtcatggtttcagagacactgtagaaggacagaatacctgctCTATGATCCAGGTACACTCCCACTCTGGAGGTCCGAGGACCTGAGACAGGAGTTTGGATGTTGTTGTaccaaaatgtatatttgttgtCACAACAATCTAATGACCAAGATTTGTCATTGTATGCAAATGGACTTGCTCTGTTGATATTGTTGTATGAAGCTGCTACATTAACTTCAACCCCtctccactccacctcccagtaacaacgtccagtcagactctctctactcAGGACCTGCCAACATCCAGTGAATCTGTCTGGGTGACGTGGATAGGACTGATGATCCTCTGTTAatgttgcttttctgttcccctcagataataacagctgtgcatctgctgtgtttggatccagtgtgATCTCACATGAATATCTTAAGAATCCAGCTCTGGTCGTGGGCTCTGCTGGtgaatctgacagtaaaacatccacttcagtcACTGTCAGTGAGAGCTTTTTCCATTCCTCTCTCAGGACGTCCTGTAGTTTGTCTCTGACTTCTGACACAGCCGCTGTCACGTCCTCAAAGTAGCGCAGAGGACGGATCTCCATGCTGGATGTAGACTCActgagtgctgacagtgaggggtaGCTGTGCAGAAACTGGTTGTGatcctctgtgtgtgagagtttcttcagctcagcgtctttcctcttcagctcagcgatctcctgctgcagcttctcctcaaGCTCTTTGACTCGACTCACTTGGGTGtcctgctgggatctgacctgctgcttcacctcGGAGCTTCTTTTCTCCAAGAGACGGATCAGCTCGCTGAAGATCTTCTCGCCGTCCTCCACTGTTTTATCGGCGGAGCGattgatgttctgcacctcctgttgaagcagcttcacatctttctctctgtcctggattctctgctggatgttttgtcgactcacctccagctctttctgcttctccgtccgttctgctgcagctgagaccatgtcgtggcctttatgttcatccacagagcagagataacagataCACTTCTGATCTGTACGACagaacatcttcatcacctcatcgTGCTGAGAGCAGATGTTCTCCTGGAGCTTCTCTGagggctccaccagcttgtgttttttaaaaataggtaATTCATAATGAGGCTGAAGGTGTTTCTCACAGTAAGAGGCCGGACAGTTGAGACAGGACTTGAGggctttcagttttctcccaGTGCAGAAATCACAGGCCACATCTTCAGCTCCAGCATAGCAGagatcagcaggagcagctgggAGTCCAGTCTTCTTCATCTCATCCACTAAAActgctaacatggtgtttttcagtAGGACAGGCCTCGGTGTGAACGTCTGTCTGCACTCAGGGCAGCTGTAGATTCCTTTTCTATCCTCTTCATCCCAGTGTGTTTGAATACACTTCATACAGTAGCTGTGTCCACATGTAGTAGTCACcggatccttcagtagatccagacagatggaaCAAGAGAAGGTTTCTCGGTCCAGCTGAACTCCTTTCTgcgccatttcacctctcagtCACAAGGACAGTCTGATCTGAACAACATGTGTATGTGCAGTGAGTGGCTGCTGCAACTCACCACCATGTTGATAACGCCCATTTTCAAACTAGGAGATCTGAAGGGGAGGGAACAAGGAAACACGTGGACAGAGTGGAGCTGGCTGTGTttgagagcagagagaagagggaggggtTATCAAGATCTGAGTCACTCCAGGAAGAGGAGCGCTTTGAGAGAGACACCGTGTTCAACTCTTGTTTACAACAGAGCTCATTTCTCTTTTCAACACACTGTTCACTTTAACTATTGACTCAGAATAGTTTGCCTGCTAAAAGTTGAACACTGAGACAATAGATTTgagttttctccatttttgacTTCACTAAGATTTACAAGTTTAgttgcatgtgtatgtgtcagTTCAGGAAAAGGATttatcacacagacacattccCAAGTGCACAAACCAAATCTtggctgtaaaagcaacaagtcATAGAAAACTCCTTTGAACTTTCttcactaaaaacagcttttgtcTGAAAAATGAGACTGACTGACAAATGTTCTTCTGCTCTCAACATGAACAGTGAACTTTGTGTAGTTTCAGGAGGAGAACGGCCTCAGTTATACTCTCATATTAGTTTCTGCATTTATCCATCATATGAAACCCTGGAATTAAGACAAGCATAAAatactttgtttacatttgtttattaaaCAGTTTGTTGATACATCCCATCATTGAAGTTTGTTAAATCATTTTAGTTCAGTGATTTTCTTGAACAGATTGACTTCATCCACACAATCAATTAGTTTGATCAGAATCTTAGAGATTTACAAGAGAATAATGAATGATTTACTTATTGATCATGATaattatagttttataataCACCATAGAGCCTCATTTGTACTTTGTTGGACCAAATGTTGCTgttaaaatcaaacaaataaatgt is part of the Centropristis striata isolate RG_2023a ecotype Rhode Island chromosome 11, C.striata_1.0, whole genome shotgun sequence genome and encodes:
- the LOC131980860 gene encoding tripartite motif-containing protein 16-like, with the translated sequence MAQKGVQLDRETFSCSICLDLLKDPVTTTCGHSYCMKCIQTHWDEEDRKGIYSCPECRQTFTPRPVLLKNTMLAVLVDEMKKTGLPAAPADLCYAGAEDVACDFCTGRKLKALKSCLNCPASYCEKHLQPHYELPIFKKHKLVEPSEKLQENICSQHDEVMKMFCRTDQKCICYLCSVDEHKGHDMVSAAAERTEKQKELEVSRQNIQQRIQDREKDVKLLQQEVQNINRSADKTVEDGEKIFSELIRLLEKRSSEVKQQVRSQQDTQVSRVKELEEKLQQEIAELKRKDAELKKLSHTEDHNQFLHSYPSLSALSESTSSMEIRPLRYFEDVTAAVSEVRDKLQDVLREEWKKLSLTVTEVDVLLSDSPAEPTTRAGFLRYSCEITLDPNTADAQLLLSEGNRKATLTEDHQSYPRHPDRFTGCWQVLSRESLTGRCYWEVEWRGVEVNVAASYNNINRASPFAYNDKSWSLDCCDNKYTFWYNNIQTPVSGPRTSRVGVYLDHRAGILSFYSVSETMTLLHRVQTTFTQPLFAGLRLYYDYGDTAEFCKLK